The following are from one region of the Acidobacteriota bacterium genome:
- a CDS encoding alginate lyase family protein: MHVKVAQLKKLKGKSFREIRLRGKQEIAKLNERLLGIGTNEMSDAALLREIHSPNHHGTGEGISALILERIRTSITPDLYERETPVFLPSFAYRDDIPSLVLHRFPNQWLFILDRAGRAINGRFDLLGFTDLSFGDPIDWHLEPISGKRTPLTHWSTIDYLNPEIAGDKKITWELNRHAHFVTLGQAYWLTNDERYAQAFVAQASHWMDANPPNLGINWASSLELAFRSISWLWALHLFAESHHLTARFVARLLKFLVAHGRHIESYLSHYFSPNTHLTGEALGLLYIGAALPELSRAKPWRQIGLKILLEQLPAHIRTDGVYFEQSTYYHRYTVDFFIHLLTLSRSCYWPLPDEVEEKLALALDHLMWLTRPDGTTPLVGDDDGGRLLKLGDRAADDFRDTLATGATLLNRGDWKYVAGDAAIETLWLLGPEGLEHFDEIEIERPTETARGFSEGGYYVMRDGWWKDSTYALIDCGPHGVYNCGHAHADALAFEFTAQGTNWLVDPGTYTYTGDIKTRDEFRETAAHNTATVDGLLQSQPAGIFSWNHIATAKLHSFNHHAGISFFSGSHDGYARLQDAVIHRRNILCLHQHNATALPTYLVVQDEFSAQDRHDYSLFFHFTPECAAISMDNQIRVIHRNHQQLAIFTFAEQPLRTEILRGYVSPVYGERDSAPIATIEFNGTGEQTVMNFILPFTTNHQGAQVAQKSIGVKDARAFIVTLGDSQDVVIAGNAINLVECKGLSAIAQMAWARFVGNRLVRTCFVKGKVIKVHNKFSLHSTDVVNHCVIQVASDHLEIAIEGTNRFTLETKGLWKKISLDGNWFDLNHQPHNLTFARDTGQWQLKVNEK, encoded by the coding sequence ATGCACGTTAAGGTTGCTCAACTGAAAAAACTCAAAGGCAAATCTTTCCGCGAAATTCGCCTTCGCGGCAAACAGGAGATTGCCAAATTGAATGAGCGTTTGCTTGGCATCGGCACCAACGAAATGAGTGATGCGGCGCTGCTTCGTGAAATTCATTCGCCCAATCACCACGGAACCGGTGAAGGCATCAGCGCATTGATTCTCGAACGCATTCGCACCTCAATCACCCCTGACCTGTACGAGCGCGAAACCCCTGTATTTTTGCCGTCGTTTGCCTATCGCGACGATATTCCATCGCTTGTGCTGCATCGCTTTCCCAATCAATGGTTATTCATCCTTGACCGAGCGGGTCGCGCCATCAATGGGCGTTTTGATTTACTCGGTTTTACTGACCTCAGTTTCGGCGACCCGATTGACTGGCATCTCGAACCCATATCGGGAAAACGCACACCGCTGACGCATTGGAGCACGATTGATTATCTCAATCCAGAAATTGCCGGAGATAAAAAAATCACCTGGGAATTGAATCGCCATGCGCATTTCGTCACCCTCGGTCAAGCCTACTGGTTGACCAATGATGAACGTTATGCCCAAGCATTCGTCGCCCAAGCCAGTCATTGGATGGATGCCAATCCGCCGAATCTCGGCATCAATTGGGCAAGCAGTCTCGAACTCGCATTTCGGTCAATCAGTTGGTTATGGGCATTACATCTGTTTGCCGAATCGCATCATCTGACCGCCAGATTTGTTGCCCGTCTGTTGAAATTTCTGGTCGCCCACGGTCGCCACATCGAATCCTATCTCTCACATTATTTCAGTCCCAACACCCATCTCACCGGTGAAGCATTGGGACTTTTATATATCGGTGCGGCATTGCCGGAATTAAGTCGCGCCAAACCTTGGCGACAAATAGGTCTTAAAATATTGCTCGAACAATTGCCCGCACACATTCGCACGGATGGTGTCTATTTTGAACAATCAACCTATTATCATCGCTACACCGTCGATTTTTTCATCCACCTGTTGACGCTTTCGCGCTCGTGTTACTGGCCCCTGCCTGATGAGGTCGAAGAAAAGCTCGCTTTGGCGCTTGATCATCTGATGTGGCTCACTCGCCCCGATGGTACCACGCCGCTCGTTGGCGATGATGATGGCGGTCGGTTATTGAAACTCGGCGACCGCGCGGCAGATGATTTTCGCGATACGCTGGCAACCGGCGCGACGCTTTTGAATCGCGGCGATTGGAAATATGTTGCAGGTGATGCGGCGATTGAAACCCTGTGGTTACTCGGCCCCGAAGGGTTAGAGCATTTCGATGAGATTGAAATCGAACGACCCACTGAAACGGCGCGCGGGTTTTCTGAAGGTGGTTATTATGTGATGCGCGATGGTTGGTGGAAAGATTCAACCTATGCGTTGATTGATTGCGGACCGCATGGCGTTTATAACTGCGGTCACGCGCATGCCGACGCGCTGGCTTTTGAATTCACCGCGCAAGGAACGAACTGGCTGGTTGACCCCGGAACTTATACCTACACCGGCGATATAAAAACCCGCGATGAATTTCGCGAAACCGCCGCGCATAACACCGCGACCGTTGATGGCTTATTACAATCCCAACCGGCGGGAATCTTTTCCTGGAATCATATCGCAACCGCGAAATTACATTCATTCAATCACCACGCAGGTATCAGTTTTTTTTCAGGCTCACACGATGGTTACGCGCGTTTGCAGGATGCGGTAATCCATAGGCGCAACATTCTCTGTTTGCATCAGCACAACGCCACAGCATTACCGACCTACCTGGTGGTTCAGGATGAATTTTCAGCTCAAGACCGGCACGACTATAGCTTGTTTTTTCACTTCACGCCGGAATGCGCGGCAATCAGTATGGATAATCAAATCAGGGTCATCCATCGAAATCATCAGCAACTCGCAATTTTTACGTTTGCAGAACAACCTCTACGCACAGAAATCCTGCGAGGATATGTGTCACCTGTTTATGGTGAACGCGACTCGGCTCCCATCGCTACCATCGAGTTTAACGGGACAGGAGAACAAACCGTCATGAATTTCATTTTGCCCTTTACCACCAACCATCAAGGCGCACAGGTGGCGCAAAAATCTATCGGTGTAAAAGACGCCAGAGCCTTTATCGTCACGCTGGGTGATTCACAAGATGTGGTAATTGCCGGAAACGCCATTAATCTGGTCGAGTGCAAAGGGCTGAGCGCCATCGCCCAAATGGCATGGGCGCGCTTTGTCGGCAATCGTCTGGTACGCACCTGTTTTGTCAAAGGCAAGGTTATAAAGGTTCACAATAAGTTTTCATTGCACTCCACGGATGTCGTGAATCATTGCGTCATTCAGGTGGCATCCGACCATCTTGAAATAGCCATCGAAGGAACCAACCGGTTCACTCTCGAAACCAAGGGCTTGTGGAAAAAGATTTCTCTTGATGGAAATTGGTTTGACTTAAACCACCAACCTCACAACCTCACGTTTGCCAGAGACACAGGTCAATGGCAGTTAAAAGTAAACGAGAAATGA
- a CDS encoding methyltransferase domain-containing protein yields the protein MSNEMVTHHHELIIQRNYWNREVNDFHSIYSHQKSKFAQYLDRVFRKDMYERFVFTMENAEPISGRRFLDVGCGSGVYSLDFIRRGAAAVTGLDIAENMLAICRQSASREGVASRCQFIHSDLLEYESESKFDVSIGIGLFDYISDPLPVLIKMRQLTTDRAILSFPRRWTWRAPIRKARLAMRDCPVFFYTKSTIGGLLKAAGFVDFKISRVGKLHCVVAYSDRKPGGK from the coding sequence ATGAGCAATGAGATGGTTACGCATCACCATGAATTAATAATCCAGCGAAATTATTGGAATCGTGAAGTCAACGATTTCCACAGCATTTATTCGCATCAGAAATCGAAATTCGCGCAATATCTGGATCGCGTCTTTCGCAAAGATATGTATGAACGTTTTGTGTTCACGATGGAAAACGCGGAACCGATTAGCGGAAGAAGGTTTCTCGATGTCGGCTGCGGCAGCGGCGTCTATAGCCTCGACTTCATCCGTCGCGGCGCGGCTGCGGTAACCGGACTCGACATTGCTGAAAATATGCTGGCGATTTGCCGACAAAGCGCCAGCCGCGAAGGGGTCGCCAGTCGTTGCCAGTTCATTCATTCGGATTTGCTTGAATATGAATCCGAATCCAAATTCGATGTATCGATTGGTATAGGACTTTTCGATTACATCAGCGACCCGCTTCCGGTCTTAATCAAAATGCGTCAGTTGACCACAGACCGCGCCATTTTGTCATTTCCGAGACGATGGACGTGGCGCGCGCCGATTCGTAAAGCGCGGCTGGCGATGCGCGATTGCCCGGTGTTCTTTTACACAAAATCGACGATTGGGGGTTTATTAAAAGCAGCGGGATTTGTTGACTTCAAAATCTCCCGGGTTGGCAAACTCCACTGTGTTGTCGCCTATTCGGACAGAAAACCTGGCGGGAAATAA
- a CDS encoding glycosyltransferase, with protein MKILWLKTELLHPVDKGGKIRTYQMLKHLRRQHFITYVTLCDPVSDSPEAFDLAGEYCHRLAAIPHAAKPKFSPAFYYELGLNLGSPLPYAIQKYRSELMRQVVEEELNRHHFDVVVCDFLTPSINMPESIQVPTVLFQHNVEAVIWARHYQNANNKIKKAFFFNQWRKMRGYEKQVCQQFDAVVAVSDVDRDLMRKEFGIERVFDIPTGVDTDYFNPLDAKPQANELVFTGSMDWMPNEDAIIYFVNDILPQISAQIPDVHLTVVGRNPTKRLKTIAETNSQVTVTGRVDDVRPYINNAAAYVVPIRVGGGTRLKIYEAMAMAKPVISTTIGAEGLAVRNREEIIIADEPQKFAESVVTVLKDAALAERLGTQARNIVCERFGWQRVAAAFGQVCEGVQKRSLAA; from the coding sequence ATGAAAATATTATGGCTAAAAACCGAATTGCTTCACCCGGTGGATAAAGGGGGAAAGATTCGCACCTATCAAATGCTCAAACATCTCAGGCGACAGCATTTCATTACCTATGTGACGCTTTGCGACCCGGTCAGCGATTCACCCGAAGCATTTGATTTGGCAGGTGAGTATTGCCACAGACTTGCTGCCATTCCGCACGCGGCGAAACCGAAATTCAGTCCGGCATTTTATTATGAACTCGGATTGAATCTCGGTTCGCCTTTACCATATGCGATTCAAAAATACCGTTCAGAGTTGATGCGCCAGGTCGTCGAAGAAGAATTAAACCGCCATCATTTCGATGTTGTGGTTTGTGATTTCCTCACCCCAAGCATCAATATGCCTGAATCAATTCAGGTGCCGACGGTGCTGTTTCAACACAACGTCGAAGCGGTCATCTGGGCGCGGCATTATCAAAACGCCAATAATAAAATCAAGAAGGCTTTCTTTTTCAATCAGTGGCGCAAAATGCGCGGTTACGAAAAGCAGGTCTGTCAACAATTCGACGCCGTGGTTGCGGTTTCCGATGTTGACCGCGATTTAATGCGTAAAGAGTTTGGCATTGAACGAGTTTTTGATATTCCAACCGGCGTCGATACAGACTATTTCAATCCGCTTGATGCAAAACCGCAAGCCAACGAACTGGTGTTTACCGGTTCAATGGATTGGATGCCCAACGAAGATGCCATTATCTATTTCGTAAACGATATTCTGCCGCAAATATCTGCACAAATTCCCGACGTGCATTTAACGGTTGTCGGGCGCAATCCGACGAAGCGATTAAAAACTATTGCCGAGACTAACTCGCAAGTCACAGTCACGGGTCGGGTTGATGATGTGCGCCCGTATATTAACAACGCGGCGGCTTATGTGGTGCCGATTCGCGTGGGCGGCGGAACACGTTTGAAAATTTATGAAGCGATGGCGATGGCAAAACCGGTCATCTCAACGACCATCGGCGCGGAAGGCTTGGCGGTTCGCAACCGCGAAGAAATTATCATCGCCGATGAACCGCAGAAATTCGCTGAATCGGTGGTGACGGTTTTAAAAGATGCAGCGTTAGCTGAACGCCTCGGCACACAAGCCAGAAATATTGTCTGCGAGCGATTCGGCTGGCAGCGCGTGGCAGCGGCATTCGGTCAAGTGTGCGAAGGCGTGCAGAAACGTTCGCTTGCTGCTTAG
- a CDS encoding UDP-glucose/GDP-mannose dehydrogenase family protein — translation MRLSIFGLGYVGCVSAACFADKGHEVIGVDANPLKVDIINEGRSPIVEQGIEALIKKNVRENRLRATKDITDAIQNSDISLVCVGTPANHNGSLDLTYIKRVCQQIGTALESKSRYHTIALRSTMLPGTIHETVIPTLEVFSGKRAGRDFGVAVNPEFLREGTSIHDFHNPPFTLIGTDDDDAAGILRRLYAGIDAPLLTIGIKEAEMVKYACNCFHALKVTFANEIGNLCKGLGVDSHQVMEVFCQDTKLNLSPYYLKPGFAFGGSCLPKDLHAITHKAKELDVEMPMLDAILTSNRQQIERAVDMVLQTGRKNVGVLGLSFKSGTDDLRESPMVTLIERLIGKGLKLAIYDRDVELARIFGANKQYIEREIPHISSVMQSNLNEVIEQSEVIIIGKKEDEFRILADKLNNGRVVIDLVRLLEVQDARKSYQGMCW, via the coding sequence ATGCGTTTAAGTATTTTTGGGTTGGGTTATGTTGGTTGTGTCTCGGCAGCCTGTTTTGCCGATAAAGGTCACGAAGTTATCGGTGTGGATGCCAATCCCTTGAAAGTTGACATCATCAATGAAGGCAGAAGCCCGATTGTTGAACAGGGCATCGAAGCCTTGATTAAAAAAAATGTTCGGGAAAATCGCTTGCGCGCCACCAAGGATATAACCGACGCCATTCAAAATTCGGATATTTCGCTCGTCTGTGTCGGAACCCCTGCCAATCACAACGGCAGCCTTGACCTCACCTATATCAAGCGTGTCTGTCAGCAAATCGGCACTGCTCTGGAATCAAAATCTCGTTATCATACCATCGCTCTGCGCTCGACGATGCTTCCGGGTACGATTCACGAAACTGTGATTCCGACGCTTGAAGTCTTTTCAGGCAAACGCGCCGGACGTGATTTCGGCGTTGCCGTCAACCCGGAATTCTTACGCGAAGGAACTTCGATTCACGACTTCCACAATCCCCCATTTACTTTAATCGGCACCGACGATGATGATGCCGCAGGCATTTTGCGCAGGCTCTATGCGGGCATTGATGCGCCGCTTCTAACCATCGGCATCAAAGAGGCTGAAATGGTCAAGTATGCCTGCAATTGTTTTCACGCCTTGAAAGTCACCTTCGCCAACGAAATCGGTAATCTCTGCAAAGGGCTTGGGGTTGACAGCCATCAGGTGATGGAAGTGTTTTGTCAGGATACCAAACTCAATCTTTCGCCTTACTACCTCAAACCGGGATTTGCTTTTGGGGGTTCGTGTTTACCGAAAGACCTTCACGCCATCACTCACAAAGCCAAAGAACTGGATGTTGAGATGCCCATGCTGGATGCGATTTTGACGAGCAATCGCCAACAGATTGAGCGCGCCGTTGATATGGTGCTGCAAACCGGTCGTAAAAATGTCGGCGTGCTGGGTCTGAGTTTTAAATCGGGAACCGATGATCTGCGCGAAAGCCCGATGGTCACGTTAATCGAACGCTTGATTGGCAAAGGGCTGAAACTCGCGATTTATGACAGAGATGTTGAGTTGGCGCGCATTTTCGGAGCCAACAAACAATATATCGAACGAGAAATTCCCCATATTTCGTCGGTGATGCAATCGAACCTCAATGAAGTCATCGAGCAATCGGAAGTCATCATCATTGGCAAAAAAGAGGATGAATTTCGCATTCTCGCTGACAAATTAAATAACGGGCGGGTGGTTATCGATCTGGTCAGGCTATTGGAAGTTCAAGACGCGCGCAAAAGTTATCAAGGGATGTGCTGGTGA
- the asnB gene encoding asparagine synthase (glutamine-hydrolyzing) has protein sequence MCGICGIVATEHSGRQINENLLVRMRDSLTHRGPDEAGLYLDGNIGLGHRRLSIVDLSGGKQPMTNEDRTIFLSYNGEIYNHREVRKGLIKRGHHYATSSDSETLVHLYEERGRHLVEELRGMFAFAIWDSNRKTLLLARDRLGIKPLYYHLRNDGTLYFASEIKALLEARATRPALNYAVLADFAANRSPSGEETLFSGIKRLLPGHTLSWQNGGIDIEPYWNVSFAKTPERLSEKIYLAQFNELFEEAVRLRLMADVPLGAFLSGGIDSSAIVEVMSRSVTEPIKTFSVAFAEREANELEYARLIARTFKTDHHEIIVHPQQFFDALPTLIYQEDEPIAHPSSLPLYFVSKLASEQVKVVLTGEGSDELLAGYGKYRNTIYNLKLGRNYHQRVPQSIKRQIHQAIKQLPNTSPVKQKLTRTFLCLAPDLEEIYFDNFSVFSRHQQSSLFTSQTIERMTEYNPYRDSLDYGKHSDAETLLDKLLAIDMKTYLQELLMKQDQMSMAASIESRVPFLDHKLVEFAARLPVNMKLRGRTTKYILREAMRGRLPKAILSRRKMGFPVPVGSWLRHSFTHILDEYVTGERAIARGIFNRDYVKALVNRHLDGERHDERLWMLINFEIWQRQFFDGEYQNQSIELDDLPVSIFNQAKSASPPGIGR, from the coding sequence ATGTGTGGAATTTGTGGCATTGTCGCGACTGAACATTCGGGCAGGCAAATAAACGAAAACCTTCTGGTTCGCATGCGTGACAGCCTCACGCATCGCGGCCCGGATGAAGCCGGACTGTATCTTGATGGCAACATCGGACTCGGTCATCGCCGTTTGTCCATCGTTGACCTCAGCGGCGGCAAACAACCGATGACCAATGAAGACAGAACGATTTTCTTGTCTTACAACGGAGAAATCTATAATCACCGGGAGGTGCGCAAAGGCTTGATTAAACGCGGACATCACTATGCCACTTCCAGCGATAGCGAAACCCTCGTTCACCTCTACGAAGAGCGTGGCAGACACCTGGTTGAAGAACTTCGCGGCATGTTTGCTTTCGCCATCTGGGACAGCAATCGGAAAACCCTGTTGCTTGCGCGCGACCGCCTCGGCATCAAGCCGCTCTATTATCATTTACGAAATGATGGAACCTTGTATTTCGCTTCGGAAATCAAGGCTTTGCTCGAAGCGCGTGCCACTCGTCCGGCATTAAACTACGCAGTGCTCGCGGATTTTGCCGCCAATCGTTCGCCATCGGGCGAAGAAACGCTGTTTAGCGGAATTAAACGCTTGCTTCCCGGTCACACTTTAAGCTGGCAAAACGGCGGCATCGATATTGAACCTTACTGGAATGTCAGTTTTGCGAAAACCCCTGAACGGTTGAGCGAAAAAATCTACCTCGCTCAATTCAACGAATTGTTTGAAGAAGCGGTGCGCCTGCGGTTAATGGCAGATGTGCCGCTTGGCGCATTTCTTTCCGGCGGCATTGATTCAAGCGCCATCGTCGAAGTGATGAGCCGGTCGGTCACGGAACCGATCAAGACTTTTTCGGTCGCCTTTGCGGAACGTGAAGCCAATGAACTCGAATACGCGCGCTTGATTGCGCGAACCTTTAAAACCGACCATCACGAAATCATCGTCCATCCGCAACAATTTTTCGATGCCCTGCCAACCCTGATTTATCAGGAAGATGAGCCGATTGCTCATCCATCGAGCTTGCCGCTCTATTTCGTATCGAAACTTGCCTCGGAACAGGTCAAAGTGGTTTTAACCGGCGAAGGCAGCGATGAACTCCTGGCCGGTTACGGCAAATACCGCAACACCATTTATAACCTGAAACTGGGACGCAATTATCATCAGCGCGTGCCGCAATCAATCAAACGACAAATCCATCAAGCGATTAAACAATTACCCAACACGTCGCCGGTCAAACAAAAACTGACACGCACGTTTTTATGTCTTGCGCCTGACCTGGAAGAAATCTATTTCGATAATTTTTCGGTGTTTTCGCGCCATCAACAATCATCGTTGTTTACCAGTCAAACGATTGAACGAATGACCGAATACAACCCTTACCGGGATTCGCTGGATTATGGCAAACACTCGGACGCCGAAACTCTGCTCGATAAATTGCTGGCAATCGATATGAAAACTTACTTGCAGGAACTCTTGATGAAGCAGGATCAGATGAGTATGGCGGCATCCATCGAAAGTCGGGTTCCCTTCCTCGACCACAAACTTGTCGAATTTGCGGCGCGGCTGCCGGTCAATATGAAACTGCGTGGGCGCACCACAAAATACATTTTGCGCGAAGCGATGCGTGGGCGTTTACCCAAAGCGATTTTGAGTCGCAGGAAAATGGGCTTTCCGGTTCCTGTTGGAAGTTGGTTACGCCATTCGTTCACCCATATCCTGGATGAATATGTGACCGGTGAGCGGGCAATCGCGCGCGGCATTTTCAATAGAGATTATGTGAAGGCGCTGGTGAACCGACATCTTGACGGAGAGCGGCATGACGAACGCTTGTGGATGCTCATCAATTTTGAAATCTGGCAACGGCAATTTTTTGACGGCGAATATCAGAACCAATCCATTGAACTCGATGACCTGCCGGTTTCAATTTTCAACCAGGCAAAAAGCGCAAGCCCGCCGGGAATAGGTAGATGA
- a CDS encoding XrtA system polysaccharide deacetylase → MSIDLEDWFCVHNLSHLIKPKDWDTCELRVYESTRRILKLFDKHQTRATFFVLGWIAERLPELVRDIEARGHDIAVHGHNHLLLTEVTPREFEDDLVQALQALEDCGVQQPVRGFRAPSFTVVEKTKQWAFRILEKYNFHYDSSIFPVGFHPDYGLPETPLGPHKVSERLSEFPLSCLEMFGKRFPFSGGGYFRLFPYAYTKYCLTKCNEQGRPAVFYLHPWEIDDQQPRLSIPFVKKFRHYHNLHKTEKRLNALLSDFKFTTIREVLGL, encoded by the coding sequence ATGTCTATTGATCTGGAAGATTGGTTTTGTGTGCATAACCTGAGCCATCTGATTAAACCGAAAGATTGGGACACCTGTGAACTCAGAGTTTATGAAAGCACCCGACGCATTCTGAAACTCTTTGATAAACATCAAACTCGCGCCACCTTTTTCGTTCTCGGATGGATTGCCGAACGACTGCCGGAACTGGTTCGCGACATCGAAGCGCGCGGTCACGACATCGCGGTTCACGGTCACAACCATTTGTTACTCACCGAAGTCACGCCGCGCGAATTTGAAGATGATTTGGTGCAGGCATTGCAGGCTCTCGAAGATTGCGGCGTCCAACAACCGGTGAGAGGCTTTCGCGCGCCTTCATTTACCGTCGTTGAAAAGACCAAACAATGGGCATTTCGGATTCTCGAAAAATACAATTTCCATTACGACTCGTCGATTTTTCCTGTGGGCTTTCATCCTGACTATGGACTACCGGAAACCCCTTTAGGCCCCCACAAAGTGAGCGAACGGCTTTCGGAATTCCCGCTCAGTTGTCTGGAAATGTTCGGTAAACGCTTTCCGTTTAGCGGCGGCGGCTACTTTCGATTGTTTCCTTACGCATACACCAAATACTGTTTGACGAAATGTAATGAACAGGGGCGACCCGCGGTGTTTTATCTGCACCCCTGGGAAATTGACGACCAGCAACCGAGGTTGAGCATCCCCTTCGTTAAGAAATTTCGTCACTACCACAATCTTCACAAAACCGAAAAGCGGCTTAATGCGCTGCTCAGCGATTTTAAATTCACCACGATCAGAGAGGTACTAGGACTATGA
- a CDS encoding glycosyltransferase family 4 protein, which translates to MKTDKKSIRVGVVVASLDILGGQAVAACRLLDGLRQSKRIHAELIPINPRLPKWLRWMQRIKYLRTLVTFTYYLFSLLIRIPKFDVLHVFSASNFSFLLAPAPAVMVGRLFGKPVILNYHSGEAERHLKNWAKTAMPIFKLAHKIIVPSAYLVGVLAKFGIASEAIPNTVDLGQFRFHQHRPLRPIIFTNRNFETHYNVGCALRAFALVQQQIPEMQLIIAGDGSQRKQLHELAQKLQLKNLEFVGAVSPQEMAELYHRADIYLNASVVDNMPLSILEAFACGLAVVTTNAGGIPLMVKNRQNGLLVASGDERALAEAILAVYRNPRLADRLIKQALKDCQAFTWNTVGERWIALYEQLACEHSPTSTVTRQPAENEPAIVAQTGGSD; encoded by the coding sequence ATGAAGACGGACAAAAAAAGTATTCGTGTCGGGGTGGTCGTGGCATCGCTTGATATTCTCGGCGGGCAAGCGGTTGCCGCCTGTCGTCTGCTCGACGGGCTTAGACAAAGCAAGCGCATCCATGCCGAATTGATTCCGATTAATCCGCGATTGCCGAAATGGCTTCGCTGGATGCAGCGCATCAAGTACCTTCGCACGCTGGTGACGTTCACTTATTACCTGTTCTCGCTGCTTATCAGAATACCCAAGTTCGATGTCCTGCATGTCTTTTCGGCTTCCAATTTTTCGTTCCTTCTTGCGCCTGCGCCTGCGGTAATGGTTGGCAGACTATTTGGCAAACCGGTGATTTTGAATTATCACAGCGGCGAAGCCGAACGCCATCTTAAAAACTGGGCGAAAACGGCGATGCCGATTTTTAAACTGGCGCATAAAATCATCGTGCCATCGGCTTATCTGGTTGGGGTGTTAGCAAAATTCGGCATTGCATCCGAAGCCATTCCCAATACCGTTGACCTTGGTCAATTTCGTTTTCATCAACATCGCCCGCTTCGCCCCATCATTTTCACCAATCGCAACTTTGAAACCCATTACAACGTCGGGTGCGCTTTGCGGGCTTTTGCATTGGTTCAACAACAGATTCCTGAAATGCAACTCATCATCGCAGGCGATGGCAGCCAGCGAAAACAGCTCCACGAATTAGCTCAAAAATTGCAATTGAAAAACCTTGAATTCGTCGGGGCAGTATCGCCTCAAGAGATGGCTGAACTGTATCACCGCGCCGACATCTATTTGAATGCCTCGGTAGTTGACAACATGCCGCTATCGATTCTTGAAGCCTTCGCCTGCGGACTTGCAGTGGTTACGACCAACGCCGGGGGCATCCCGTTGATGGTGAAAAATCGCCAGAATGGATTGCTGGTCGCAAGCGGCGATGAGCGGGCACTGGCTGAAGCCATTCTTGCCGTCTATCGAAATCCTCGACTCGCAGACCGTCTCATCAAGCAGGCGCTAAAGGATTGCCAGGCGTTTACCTGGAATACGGTCGGCGAGCGATGGATTGCGCTTTATGAACAGCTAGCCTGTGAGCATTCGCCGACTTCGACAGTTACACGACAACCAGCCGAAAACGAACCCGCGATAGTCGCGCAAACCGGAGGTTCCGATTAA